The following are encoded together in the Tetrapisispora phaffii CBS 4417 chromosome 5, complete genome genome:
- the BPH1 gene encoding Bph1p (similar to Saccharomyces cerevisiae BPH1 (YCR032W); ancestral locus Anc_1.144), producing MVSKLLDCFNKLLRLSPVEDSSQPLESSQVISRIIVEYQVKLENDNESIKSGEDLEDYIDWALPKYFNIDIIDDNFIVKENEDNWTLFLQLIITNNEKELIIKKCLLQIIIALIRVSFINKQKIGKCLKFQNSLKDTLFTKDSEFALEESLRQILNTLYTETLSVSSTIDDLLNLYDNFTRSKDIINTLALQTTETLSQSYFLFQNSYKIFSIKDALPPKSKSIAIRLYLQLNNVTSNRIMTIGCNLFFEIKEGQLFLSDDESIIGLFDSFEFKPLQIYSLLINIEGTDITLYNDGILINKLQLFDGAISNLAIVELGSMMSSFKVFRFQIFSGIIDDTVATLLHQAGSTYYKSSCYEQQLYGLDYALRKATIVKAMQSTPNGNLESSFLNFSDDSLIIDLNPNFELANINEDNYIFIEKRASTNNENNVLDSRPIYYYKSSNLVSNFEAVDCFSQIIKILGECSNFEEVYELLNHLIKLLNDYRLRYIFEKDFGFPIIKHILLNITIPTLKKTLPLPILNLFLEFCGWDISDVENSIIKNESAYDNIILDLKLWYAYSDDNEQTLIGQEILRFILFQITTQVDASIFSSYNLKVMQKLYFIQKLSNSQHLIGELFPTSNVLFELKQDLVNIYYTLIKRDISRFKLKYIFNFAFYEIKQGFFVSGDILLKSLEIAINDTIENNDIKGLVLIYESLPTKDILLVLQEIIEKKENPIIPLRIILKLLASNSSNLENFGKRSGFKVLLEVLKGTEFLYYEEIILLLFFQSFEDFDYIKNSPSVESFVNCTISFKKSIALKDILELSIRLLEWAVINDIEEKFEVELPDFIYSFISQLDTLMLDTKNVDILDVRTSNILNSLSDLLLTMTKPQNGNVYEKSSNLLQNLISKTLKYNIISMNTKNFEQYIQEFFYLDVAFTQKFAIFSGNKHPYYLYINIEKYFIEVVYELLAMDVKFSLKLMSSPFMFPNIITIFSAMIKNYVELDFSTEFYLASLSILLICLRICLTDDKYDQKTISNSELVKLVVHLVVKLQALVINKRLEWDDDFFNQYLKLLLKYNDILFENTNEILSSNIIWLIFIFIGYNINAQQINTESLDVIGSILTSCEQNQEYILNELEFKGRKDLLSIINLFKSAKNEEAISLLKKNKDRLLTEKQCNKFLGISFQILNVTDFSRNISTTELNNIVFKSKQEDMDRNFIATEKLYKIFLNSLVEKRKLIIREGDKEVKGFLTDCEEEYMINRNEYKEIIFKNSLILDAYNSKYLPFDWSLDDIEDFQKSKRKLVRVPNNKKLHEDDQSREQYSLRKGKENREDNLFSDSLNSYEVISNISFENENDYDSTEENHKILKVLKPKDSIKGIWNCSRIIGLEVKEGILIYGLTHMYFIQNYFFSKSHKNIVNISKAPIEERDINIELIGNSPKSSVFQEHEVVIWENSSLIHVTQRPFLLRDVAFELFYSEGKSNLFSFNNKDTRDEVYSRINKNCKSFGMDPMLRMVLDEINKRNSGVGLKNGISQTNLRNKVFNVLNTSTFDGFEATQLWVKGEISNFYYLMILNTLAGRSFNDLTQYPVFPWIISDCVSDTISLKDKNIYRDLSKPMGAQTEKRAAQFKERYESLESLKDPLSPPFHYGTHYSSSMIVSSYLIRLRPFVDSYLLLQSGKFGPADRLFNSIERAWCSASSESTTDVRELIPEFFCLPEFLINVNKLNFGKDQKNTQIDNVSLPKWANGDPTVFIWKNREALESEYVSENLHHWIDLIFGYKQKGPAAISSINVFNKVSYPGAVNLDNIDDPNEKRAITGMIHNFGQTPLQIFSEPHPKRSGLKPFQLTKSILALNGTCSVIKNIEPKSQSNVTRFIKLSNNSSNNSKWQSFPKTHLPAIGGFDVILDNKFRTSLTIGNKVFSYLHDAPITEINGEGNSLIFTGDDSGLIKIWKLDTENSPSIKNISIFRGHRSTIKQIEFYYEYRVIISLDISGMIILWDVKNLRLIRYIKNSSSILAISQGNGDIAVVSKNNTVSFQNINGSNFCNIDFKNHIITSIEFFNISSLATGQLRHVFWQEKDVILIGFEDGIIEIYVLYLLDSGEWSLKLLKVIKSTISTPITSIKPHLNSLFVDDYEKNNFVEIIAGDSNGDLYIWS from the coding sequence ATGGTGAGTAAACTCTTGgattgttttaataaactGCTGAGACTCTCTCCCGTTGAGGATTCTAGTCAACCGTTGGAAAGTAGTCAAGTTATATCACGTATAATTGTTGAGTATCAAGTGAAacttgaaaatgataatgaatcGATTAAATCAGGTGAGGATCTAGAGGATTACATTGATTGGGCACTgccaaaatattttaatatagatataatagatgataatttcattgtaaaagaaaatgaagacAATTGgacattatttttacaacttataattacaaataatGAGAAGGAattgattataaaaaaatgtttattaCAAATTATTATAGCATTGATAAGAGTATCGTTCATTAACAAACAAAAGATTGGTAAATGTTTAAAATTCCAAAACAGTCTAAAAGATACCCTATTTACAAAAGATTCTGAATTCGCATTGGAAGAGTCATTAAGACAGATTTTGAACACCTTGTATACCGAAACTTTATCAGTTTCTTCCACAATAGATGACCTATTAAACTTATATGACAATTTCACTCGttcaaaagatattataaaCACATTAGCATTACAAACTACAGAGACACTATCACAaagttattttttgtttcagAATTCctataaaatattctcaATTAAAGATGCATTGCCACCAAAATCAAAGAGCATAGCAATAAGGTTGTACcttcaattaaataatgtaaCCTCTAATCGAATAATGACAATAGGTTGTAACcttttctttgaaataaaagagGGTCAGCTCTTTTTGTCTGATGATGAATCTATTATTGGTCTGTTTGATTCTTTTGAGTTTAAACcattacaaatatattccttattaataaatatagaagGTACAGATATTACATTGTACAATGACGgcatattaataaataaattacaattatttgATGGTGCAATTTCTAATTTAGCTATAGTTGAACTAGGGTCCATGATGTCATCATTTAAAGTCTTCCgctttcaaatattctcAGGGATCATTGATGATACAGTCGCAACTCTATTACATCAGGCCGGTAGTACTTATTATAAATCAAGTTGTTATGAACAGCAATTATATGGGCTTGATTATGCCTTAAGAAAGGCTACAATAGTAAAGGCGATGCAGTCCACCCCTAATGGGAATTTAGaatcatcatttttgaaCTTTTCAGATGATTCTTTGATTATAGATCTCAATCCTAATTTCGAACTTGCTAATATTAATGAggataattatatttttattgaaaaaagagCTTCTACAAATAATGAGAATAATGTTTTGGACTCAAGACcgatatattattacaagAGTTCAAATTTAGTTTCTAACTTTGAGGCGGTTGATTGTTTTTctcaaattattaaaattttaggAGAATGTTCAAACTTTGAAGAAGtatatgaattattaaaccatttaataaaattgttaaatgATTATAGACTACGAtacatttttgaaaaagattTTGGATTTCCAATTATTAAGCacatattattgaatattactATACCtactttaaaaaaaacattacCATTAccaatattaaatttatttctagAGTTTTGTGGATGGGATATCTCAGATGTCGAGAACTCAAtcataaaaaatgaatcagCATATgacaatataatattagatttaaaattatgGTATGCATATtctgatgataatgaacaGACATTGATTGGTCAAGAAATACTTAGATTTATACTATTTCAGATTACCACGCAGGTGGATGCATCAATTTTCAGCTCTTATAACTTGAAAGTAATgcaaaaattatattttattcaaaagcTCAGTAACAGCCAGCATTTAATTGGTGAATTATTTCCAACATCCAATGTCCTTTTTGAACTGAAGCAGGATCTTgtgaatatttattatactCTCATCAAAAGAGACATCTCtagatttaaattaaaatatatctttaattttgcATTTTATGAGATAAAGCAGGGCTTTTTTGTAAGTGGTGATATTTTACTTAAGTCTTTGGAAATTGCAATTAATGATACAATTGAGAATAATGACATAAAAGGACTTGTGCTTATTTATGAATCATTGCCTACAAAAGATATTCTTCTTGTACTACAAGAAATCATTGAGAAAAAAGAGAATCCAATAATACCCTTGagaattatattaaaactCCTAGCTTCAAATAGCTCTAACTTAGAAAACTTTGGGAAAAGATCTGGCTTTAAGGTGCTATTAGAAGTTTTAAAAGGCACggaatttttatattatgaGGAAATAATACTTCTATTGTTCTTTCAATCTTTTGAGGATTTTGATTACATTAAAAACTCACCAAGCGTAGAAAGCTTTGTGAATTGTACAATATCCTTCAAAAAATCTATTGCActtaaagatattttggAATTATCTATTCGCTTATTAGAATGGGCAGtaattaatgatattgaagaaaagtttgaagttgaattaccagattttatttattcttttatttcgCAGTTGGATACTTTAATGTTGGATACAAAAAATGTGGATATTCTAGACGTTCGCACGAGTAATAtcttaaattctttaagTGATTTACTTCTAACAATGACAAAGCCACAGAATGGAAATGTTTACGAAAAATCTAGCAATTTGTTACAAAATCTCATCTctaaaacattaaaatataatataatatcaatgaACACTAAAAATTTCGAACAATATATCCAGGAATTCTTTTACCTCGATGTAGCATTTACCCAAAAATTTGCTATTTTTTCAGGTAATAAACATCCttattatctatatattaatattgagAAATATTTCATAGAAGTGGtatatgaattattagcAATGGATGTCAAATTTTCCCTAAAACTTATGAGCTCCCCTTTTATGTTCCCtaatataattacaatattttctgCAATGATTAAGAATTATGTAGAATTGGATTTTTCTACTGAATTTTACCTCGCAagtttatcaattttattaatatgtTTAAGAATATGTTTAACTGATGATAAATACGATCAGAAAACTATATCAAATTCTGAATTGGTCAAATTAGTTGTTCACTTGGTTGTCAAATTACAGGCATTAGTTATCAATAAAAGGTTAGAATGGGATGACgatttttttaatcaatatcttaaactattattaaaatataatgacattttatttgaaaatactAATGAAATCCTATCTTCTAACATAATTTGgcttatatttatttttattggtTACAATATAAATGCTCAGCAAATAAATACAGAGTCATTGGATGTAATCGGGTCTATTTTAACAAGTTGCGAACAGAATCAAGAATATATTCTTAATGAATTGGAATTTAAAGGAAGAAAAGATTTACTTTCAATAATCAACTTATTTAAATCTGCAAAAAATGAGGAGGCTATAAGTTTactaaagaaaaataaagatagACTGCTCACTGAAAAGCAATGTAACAAATTTTTGGGTATATCCTTTCAGATTTTAAATGTAACTGATTTTAGTAGAAACATCTCAACAACAGAACTTAATAATATAGTGTTTAAAAGCAAACAAGAAGACATGGATAGGAATTTTATTGCAACCGAAAAGTTATAtaagatatttttgaacAGTCTGGTCGAAAAGAGGAAGCTGATAATTAGAGAAGGTGACAAGGAGGTTAAAGGTTTTTTGACGGATTGTGAGGAGGAATACATGATCAATAGAAATGAATATAAGGAAataatctttaaaaattctttaattttagatGCCTATAactcaaaatatttaccatTTGACTGGTCTTTAGATGATATTGAGgattttcaaaaatctAAGAGAAAATTAGTAAGGGTcccaaataataaaaaactTCATGAGGATGATCAATCTAGAGAGCAGTATTCCTTAAGGAaaggaaaagaaaacagAGAAGATAACCTTTTCAGTGACAGTTTAAATTCTTACGAGGTAATATCTAACATAAGTTTTGagaatgaaaatgattatGATTCTACTGAAGAGAatcataaaatattaaaagtatTGAAACCAAAGGATTCTATCAAGGGTATATGGAATTGTAGTAGAATTATTGGTTTGGAGGTTAAGGAAGGAATTTTAATCTACGGATTAACTCATATGTATTTTatacaaaattatttcttttcaaaaagTCACAAAAATATTGTCAACATATCTAAAGCACCAATTGAGGAAAgagatataaatatagaatTGATTGGTAACTCTCCTAAGAGTAGTGTATTCCAAGAACATGAAGTTGTTATTTGGGAGAATTCTAGTCTGATTCATGTTACACAAAGACCATTTTTACTGAGAGATGTTGCGTTTGAACTATTCTACTCTGAAGGAAAAAGTAATTTATTCagttttaataataaagatacTAGAGATGAAGTGTATTCTCGAATTAATAAGAATTGCAAATCCTTTGGTATGGATCCAATGTTGAGAATGGTATTAGATGAAATTAACAAGCGCAACTCTGGCGTAGGACTAAAAAATGGTATTTCACAAACCAATCTTAGAAATAAGgtttttaatgttttaaacACTTCAACTTTTGATGGATTTGAAGCAACCCAATTGTGGGTGAAGGGCGAAATATCTAACttctattatttaatgattttgaacACACTTGCTGGAAGATCTTTTAATGACCTGACTCAATATCCAGTTTTCCCTTGGATTATTTCTGATTGTGTTAGTGACACtatatcattaaaagataaaaatatttatagagATTTGAGTAAACCAATGGGTGCTCAGACTGAAAAGCGTGCAGCTCAGTTCAAGGAGCGTTACGAATCTTTAGAGTCCCTAAAAGATCCATTATCTCCACCTTTCCACTATGGAACTCACTATTCCTCTTCAATGATTGTCTCTTCATATTTAATCCGATTGAGACCGTTTGTTGACtcatatttattacttCAAAGTGGAAAATTTGGACCAGCTGATAGATTGTTTAATTCGATTGAACGTGCATGGTGCTCTGCTTCAAGCGAAAGTACCACCGATGTTAGAGAATTGATTCCtgaatttttttgcttACCTGAGTTTTTAATCaatgttaataaattaaattttggTAAAGATCAGAAAAATACGCAAATAGATAATGTCTCTCTACCTAAGTGGGCAAATGGGGATCCAACGGTGTTCATATGGAAAAATAGAGAAGCCTTAGAGAGTGAATACGTTTCTGAAAACCTTCATCATTGGATTGACCTCATCTTTGGTTATAAACAAAAAGGGCCTGCAGCTATAAGTTCAATTAATGTCTTCAACAAAGTAAGTTATCCGGGTGCTGTAAATTTAGATAACATTGATGACCCTAATGAAAAACGAGCAATAACAGGCATGATCCATAATTTTGGGCAAACACCGTTACAAATTTTTTCTGAACCACATCCTAAACGTAGTGGTCTCAAGCCGTTTCAACTTACAAAATCTATTTTAGCATTAAATGGAACATGCTCcgttataaaaaatattgaaccCAAGTCACAATCAAACGTAACAAGGTTTATAAAGTTAAGCAACAATTCCAGTAATAACAGTAAATGGCAGTCATTTCCTAAGACACATCTGCCAGCAATTGGTGGATTTGATGTCattttagataataaatttagaacAAGCCTAACGATTGGCAACAAAGTATTTTCATATTTGCATGATGCACCAATTACTGAGATTAATGGTGAAGgaaattcattaatattcaCAGGTGATGATAGTGgtctaataaaaatatggaAGTTAGATACAGAAAATAGTccttcaattaaaaatattagcATATTTAGGGGGCATAGAAGTACTATAAAACAGATagaattttattatgaaTATAGAGTAATAATATCGCTTGACATTAGTGGAATGATAATTTTATGGGATGTAAAAAACTTACGTTTAATaagatatattaaaaacagCAGCAGTATACTGGCAATTTCTCAAGGGAATGGTGATATTGCAGTtgtatcaaaaaataataccGTCTCtttccaaaatataaatggtTCTAATTTTTGCAacattgattttaaaaaccATATCATAACTTCgattgaattttttaatatttctagTTTGGCAACAGGACAATTGAGGCATGTATTTTGGCAAGAAAAAGATGTCATTCTCATAGGCTTCGAAGACGgtattattgaaatatatgtattatatttactagATTCTGGAGAGTGGTCACTGAAATTACTGAAGGTTATCAAATCTACTATCTCAACACCAATAACATCAATTAAGCCTCATTTAAATAGTCTATTTGTTGATGattatgaaaaaaataactttGTTGAAATTATTGCAGGAGATAGTAATGGAgacttatatatatggtcataa
- the TPHA0E03520 gene encoding uncharacterized protein (similar to Saccharomyces cerevisiae YJL193W; ancestral locus Anc_1.143): MPHNTIKTLYNYIHIVILCVCWYMLSSVGSQVTKRILTVCPLPLFLGEFQFLYTAQLAVLCCGIAYSSERFYNTFPNGTFPVYDRKNIRDNWAWSVITKPSKSIFQTVLPLSIFQFVGKFFGHKATSLVPVSTVASIKTLSPVFILIFQKIIGISTIQTNINVGFSLAALITGVWIIVSEDNKLKSSSNVSDFSLFGIICAVISMFIFVFQNIYGKKVFTFKKDDDNICILPKVNSTEQLMDEKYAFGSHHKISNKCYDKLTLMLYISSVGFILSFFWFITFELPTILRYLSGDTTTVIQSIPWQLFIINGTFHFLQAMITFHLLGELSTLTYSIANLMKRIAIISVSWVFIGKSVTLMQIFGLFLNVVGLFVYERIVNKNKKPRIHEK; encoded by the coding sequence atgCCACATAACACtataaaaacattataCAATTACATACATATCGTTATACTATGCGTATGCTGGTATATGCTATCGTCTGTTGGTTCACAGGTGACGAAGAGAATTTTGACAGTATGTCCATTGCCATTATTTTTGGGGGAATTCCAATTTCTATATACTGCCCAATTGGCTGTTCTTTGTTGTGGCATAGCCTATAGTTCAGAAAGATTCTATAACACTTTCCCAAACGGTACTTTCCCAGTATATGacagaaaaaatataagagACAATTGGGCTTGGTCCGTCATTACCAAACCTTCAAAAAGTATATTTCAGACAGTACTTCCATTGAgtatatttcaatttgttGGTAAATTTTTTGGTCATAAAGCTACATCATTAGTTCCGGTATCAACTGTAGCAAGCATAAAAACTCTATCACCtgtttttatattgatatttcaaaaaatcatAGGCATTAGCACCATTCAGACCAACATTAACGTTGGTTTCAGTTTAGCTGCGTTAATAACTGGTGTTTGGATAATTGTAAGCGaggataataaattaaaaagttCTTCCAATGTTTCAGATTTCTCATTATTTGGCATAATATGCGCTGTCATCTCAATGttcatttttgtatttCAGAACATTTATGGTAAAAAGGTTTTCACCTTTAAgaaagatgatgataatatatgCATTTTACCAAAAGTAAACTCGACAGAGCAATTAATGGATGAGAAATATGCATTTGGAAGCCATCATAagatatcaaataaatgTTATGATAAATTAACTTTAATGCTTTACATATCGTCTGTTGGTTTTATACTCTCCtttttttggtttattACTTTTGAATTACCAACCATCTTAAGATATTTATCTGGCGATACTACAACCGTCATACAAAGTATTCCATGGCAactatttataataaatggTACTTTTCACTTTTTACAAGCAATGATTACGTTTCATCTATTAGGAGAGCTTTCTACGCTAACTTATTCCATTGCAAACTTAATGAAGAGGATTGCCATTATTTCTGTGAGTTGGGTATTCATCGGTAAATCTGTAACACTAATGCAAATATTTGggttatttttaaatgtaGTTGGGTTATTTGTTTATGAAAGAATagtcaataaaaataaaaagcCTCGAATTCATGAAAAATAA
- the CDC6 gene encoding AAA family ATPase CDC6 (similar to Saccharomyces cerevisiae CDC6 (YJL194W); ancestral locus Anc_1.142), translating into MITTAGGRVLRGRKRPTVHYGSDDESSDLEVVEEVAVPTTPKKSPLKKRLKRNNTNELRTPPRSVSKKSKNVFMDPNNIFITPVKMKLPVNESKPSLMVTPRASPQKLVFGKNNLYSRTKALLQRSSGMLTQADGSLPTREKEYAQLREFLDENISAGKSNSLYITGPPGTGKTAQIESILRDNFHKIVLPQLNVMGERPVAPEINEDLENLSYYTLPNGDIKAVATISINCIALANPSVIFNRIYNSFVKKHPNDKKEVRTSLDLQTFFEKYSSEVTFMVVLDEMDKLVNSAISNDVTSTKIIFELFLLAKLPKTNFLLLGIANSLDMQDRFLTRLTSEQDLLPKTILFHPYTADEMYQIIMNRLKTLKNDLQEQEEYCVFNEMAIKFAAKKCSGNTGDLRKLFDILRSSVEILELEMIAAAKSESPFLKSHTNNTTVGGNTLKKVGLPHIAKVFTSSMNNSSTKSKISKLNMQQKILLCTLMHREKSDIFQTHCTLDDAYDYYTKMLKAKNSLAPLKRNEFLESCNALETCGVVNIFEFKKHGKTKYFGKMVKTSVDIEEFETEITKVDLLKSFLN; encoded by the coding sequence ATGATCACAACGGCAGGTGGAAGAGTTTTGAGAGGACGGAAGAGACCGACAGTTCATTATGGTTCTGACGATGAAAGTAGCGACCTGGAGGTCGTCGAAGAGGTGGCAGTTCCCACAACGCCTAAAAAGAGTCCCTTGAAGAAAAGATTGAAACGAAACAATACCAATGAGCTGCGCACTCCCCCTAGAAGTGTTTCTAAAAAGTCCAAGAATGTCTTTATGGATCCTAACAACATCTTCATAACGCCAGTGAAGATGAAACTACCAGTTAATGAAAGTAAGCCTTCACTGATGGTTACTCCAAGGGCAAGTCCCCAAAAACTAGTTTTCGGCAAGAATAACCTCTACTCTCGTACTAAAGCGTTGTTACAACGATCTTCCGGTATGTTGACACAAGCGGATGGGTCTTTACCAACAAGAGAGAAGGAATACGCCCAACTCAGAGAATTTTTGGATGAAAATATAAGTGCCGGCAAGAGTAATTCATTGTACATAACAGGTCCTCCAGGCACCGGAAAAACAGCACAGATAGAGTCGATTTTAAGAGATAATTTTCACAAAATAGTTTTACCACAACTAAATGTGATGGGTGAGAGGCCTGTCGCTCCTGAGATTAATGAGGATCTTGAAAATCTCTCGTATTATACTTTGCCAAATGGAGACATAAAAGCAGTTGCTACAATTTCCATCAATTGTATCGCTTTAGCAAATCCATCGGTTATATTCAATAGAATTTACAATtcatttgttaaaaaaCATCCAAACGACAAAAAAGAAGTTAGGACATCCTTGGATTTGCAAACcttctttgaaaaatatagtTCAGAGGTTACATTCATGGTTGTCTTAGATGAGATGGATAAATTAGTCAATTCGGCGATTTCAAATGATGTCActtcaacaaaaataatcTTTGAATTGTTTTTGTTAGCAAAGCTTCCAAAAACAAACTTCTTACTGCTAGGCATAGCAAATTCCTTGGATATGCAAGATAGATTTTTAACTAGATTGACTTCTGAGCAAGATCTGCTaccaaaaacaatattatttcatcCTTATACAGCTGATGAGATGTATCAAATTATAATGAACCGTTTGAAAACCTTAAAAAACGACTTGCAAGAACAGGAAGAATATTGTGTGTTCAATGAAATGGCAATTAAATTCGCAGCAAAAAAATGTTCAGGTAACACGGGTGACCTTAGAAAACTTTTCGATATATTAAGAAGCAGTGTTGAAATTTTAGAGTTAGAAATGATTGCCGCTGCTAAATCGGAATCTCCATTCTTGAAATCTCACACTAATAATACCACTGTAGGGGGCAATACACTCAAAAAAGTAGGCTTGCCTCACATTGCTAAAGTTTTCACTTCTTCAATGAATAATTCCTCcacaaaatcaaaaatttcaaaattaaatatgcAACAAAAGATCCTGTTATGTACTCTAATGCATAGAGAAAAATCTGATATTTTCCAAACTCATTGTACACTTGATGACGCTTACGATTACTACACAAAGATGTTGAAAGCAAAGAATAGTTTGGCACCATTAAAGAGAAACGAATTTTTAGAAAGTTGTAATGCTTTGGAAACCTGTGGTGTCGTCaacatttttgaatttaaaaaacatggtaaaacaaaatatttcgGCAAAATGGTCAAGACTTCTgttgatattgaagaattcGAAACAGAAATTACTAAAGTGGATctattgaaaagttttttAAACTAG
- the TPHA0E03540 gene encoding uncharacterized protein — MHLYVVIYSILESSSLGFGVPDLICPLSSPAISILFLETAQTNPQDRCARSRHFGNTSISYPNREICHVISQTGQTSGLAAWTSKDDGRRRTASQSGVPGRMHSSHVRCPMHSWRSVGTLNWWSKRAGTVVGCRCPHCSLLASRPAVHDPQTTVTVAQCSFEHIHSSQTVSGPMR; from the coding sequence ATGCACTTATATGTAGTTATATATAGTATACTCGAGAGCTCATCTCTTGGGTTTGGCGTCCCAGATCTGATCTGCCCTCTCAGCAGCCCAGCCATCTCGATACTTTTTCTGGAAACCGCTCAGACAAATCCGCAGGACCGTTGCGCGAGAAGTCGCCATTTCGGGAACACGTCAATTAGTTATCCTAATCGGGAAATATGCCACGTTATATCCCAAACGGGGCAAACAAGTGGCCTGGCAGCCTGGACGTCCAAAGACGACGGCAGACGTCGAACTGCGTCACAGAGCGGTGTTCCTGGGCGCATGCACTCGTCGCACGTTCGGTGCCCCATGCACAGCTGGCGGTCGGTCGGGACGCTGAACTGGTGGTCCAAAAGAGCAGGAACGGTGGTCGGCTGTCGTTGCCCCCATTGTTCATTGCTGGCCAGTCGCCCAGCCGTCCATGACCCACAGACAACCGTCACCGTTGCACAATGCAGCTTCGAACACATCCACTCGTCCCAGACAGTTTCGGGCCCAATGCGGTAA